The genomic window TTAGCTGGCGCAATGCAGGCAAGCCCAGCTAATGCAATAGCTAAAAATAAGAGTTGTATTTTTTTCATCTTTTTGTTTTTTTAACGATGATGAAGTGCAAAGTTAGTTTTTGTTTTAGCAGTCAAAAAAATTTAAGGATGTTTAGTTGTAGAAAATGTATCACCTCTTCAAAAAACTCCAAACAGAGTCGTCTTTTTTATCTTTTTTATCTTGCATAAGTCCAGCCACAACTTGATCTAACAAATCTTCATTCTCGCTAACCAATTTATCGGCAAGCGAAATAATTTTTTGAATGTTATGGGGTGTAGCGGCATCCATAGCGGGATCAATTGAGGATAAATTATTAGGCTCTATACGAATGTAATTACCACTTTTTTTAACAGAGTGAAAAAGCTGTTTCATAAAATAATCTGTGCTCTCGGCAGAACTGCTACTCATGATATCTACCAGCGCCGGACCTATAGAAATTGCTCGTTTCTTTTTAAAATCTTCGTAGTTGTAGGATATTTTAGATAAACCTGTACCCAGAGATAGCACCCAAAAATCATCTATTTTGTAGGTATTATAATTTTTAATAACCTCCAGCAAAGCCGATAGCGATGGATTGTGTGCAAACACGCCTCCATCTACCAAAGGATAGCGTGTTTTTGCTAGTGAAAAAATTTCTGCCACAGAAAAATAAGTTGGTGCAGCAGAAGTAGCTCTACAAACGTCTCTAATGAAGAAATCGCGAGAATCTCCATTAGAAATTGCCTTTTGTTGGCGAAACAAATGGTTTTTACGGAGCTCAATATCATACGCAGTAATGATACAAGGCCTGATCAATTCGCTTAATTTTTTATCTCCGAAATAACCATAAAGCACTTTTTCTAAAATTGTGGCATCATAAAGCTCGCTCAACAAACCAAATTTACTAAGGAAACGCCGCCATGGTTTTGCGGCAAATATTTCTACTCCATGGTTAAGGTATATATCGAGCGCTTGCTTTGCGCTATATTTTTGCTTGGTGGGTTCATCATCGCTAGGGCACAATAGTATAGATAACAAGATACCACCCGTGCTTGTGCCTGCAAAAAAATCGAAATAATCGGTAAGACGGGCGTTGGGGTTCTGGGTTGCTCGCTGGATTTTATCTTCCAATGCTACCAAAATCATCCCTGGTATAATACCACGAATACCACCGCCATCTATGGAAAGTATCCTCTTCATTTTATATTGTGCTTTGTAAATTACCGAATGTAGGAAAAAATTAGGTTTATTCCTTTTTTAACCATGCAAGAGATTTAAGGTTTTATATCTCTCTACGTACTTTGCGAAAACTTTAGAAACTTTGCGGTTATTTTCGTTTTTTTTTTATAACAAAGGATGTTTAAGTTTGAAAATATCGGTATGATTATTTTTAACGCAAAGGATGGAAGAGTTTCGCAAAGAACGCAAAGTTTGAAATGTTAACATTTGTTAATTAAACCTGATAGGAATGAAAAGCCCGCAAGCGAGCGTAGCGAGTGCGGACTTGTAATGTATAGCAGGGCTTTCGGAAGCGATGGAACCGTTGCTTTGCTTTTCAAAACATTTTAAAGCGCTTATCTTATAACTTTTAACTTTTAACTTTTAACTTTGACGCCACTATGGCTCAAAAAAACAACGACGAAATTTTTAAAAACGTAATATCACATGCAAAGGAATACGGTTTTGTGTTCCAAAGCAGCGAAATATATGATGGTTTAAGTGCGGTTTACGACTACGGCCAATTGGGTGCCGAACTGAAAAACAACATTAAAACCTATTGGTGGAAAGCAATGGTGCAAATGCACGAGAACATTGTAGGTCTTGATTCTGCCATTTTTATGCATCCTAAAGTATGGAAAGCCAGCGGACACGTGGATGGTTTTAACGACCCGATGATTGACAATAAGGATAGCAAAAAACGCTACCGTGCTGACCAATTATTGGAGGATAAAATTGCCAAATACGAAAAAGACGGCAAAACCGAAAAGGCTGCAAAATTGCAAGCTGACATGGATGATGCTTTGAAAGCTGAGGATCTGCCTCGTTTAAAAGTATTGATTGAAGAGCATGAAATTGCTTGCCCAGTGAGTGGCACTAAAAACTGGACTGATGTACGCCAGTTTAACTTGATGTTTGACACGCAGTTTGGCGCCATGGCCGATGGTAGCGAGAAAGTTTACCTACGCCCAGAAACGGCTCAAGGTATTTTTGTAAACTTTTTGAACGTACAAAAAACGGGCAGGATGAAAATTCCGTTCGGGATTGCGCAAATTGGTAAAGCTTTTAGAAATGAAGTAATTGCCCGTCAGTTTATTATGCGTATGCGTGAGTTTGAACAAATGGAAATGCAATTCTTTGTGCGCCCAGGCGAGGATAAAAAATGGTTCGAATACTGGAAAGAAGCTCGTTTGAAATGGCACAAAGCTTTGGGCACAGCACCAGAGAAATACCGTTACCACGATCATGTGAAATTGGCGCATTATGCTAACGCGGCTACAGATATTGAGTTCGAATTCCCGTTTGGATTTAAAGAGGTAGAGGGTATTCACAGCAGAACTGATTTTGATTTAACGCAACACCAAGAGTTTAGCGGTAAAAAAATGCAGTATTTTGATGCTGAACTGGATGAAAACGGCAAACCTTATGGCAACTACGTTCCTTATGTAATTGAAACTTCGATTGGTTTAGACAGAATGTTCTTGTTAACGATGATTAACGCATTGGAAGAGGAAGATTTGAGTACGCCAGAAAGACAAGACAGCAGAACCTTATTACGTTTGCATCCTGCCTTAGCGCCAATTAAAGCGGCTATTTTCCCATTAACTAAAAAAGATGGCTTACCAGAGAAAGCTCGTGAGGTAATGGATGCGCTGAAATTTGATTTCAACTGTATTTACGAAGAGAAGGATGCGATTGGTAAACGCTACCGCAGGCAAGATGCGGTGGGCACGCCTTTCTGTATCACGGTAGATCACCAAACGCTAGAGGATAATACGGTTACCATCCGTCATAGAGATACGATGGAGCAACAACGTATTGAAATTAAAGATTTGCACTGGACTATTGAAAGCAAAGTAAGTTGGAGAAGTTTGCTGAGCCAATCATAAATATTTAATCCCGACCTAAAAAATCGGGATTTTTTTGCTACATCTTTAAGCTCGCCGCTGCTTGTCTCTTACTTTTTTTCAGAATTTCTTTCTGTTTTTAATTGCCTTCAAGCTTGCTTCGCAGGTTGACCGCAAAATTAACAAAACCGGAGTTTACGGAGCTCATCAGCTTTGCTGATAAACTCTCGGTTGCTTATTTATTCCGTTTTAGTATTTGTTTTGTTTGTCTTCATGCTTGCTCCGCAGGTTTCTTTTAAAGTGAGTGCCTTGGCTTACTGGCGCTACCCGAAAGGTGGGGAACCGAAAATAAGCTTAACAAAGGCTTGAAGCGCTATCGCTAGCAAAACACTTAATCTCTAAAGCTTAACTTACTTTATTGAATTTATATAATGCTATCCATAGCCTCTTCGCTCCTGGTAATTACAGCTCTATCTCCATTAACAATAATTGGACGTTGTATTAAAATTGGATTTTCATGCAGTGCCTTAACCCATTCCTCATCAGACAGTTCTTTACCTTTGTATTTTTCTAAATAAACCTTCTCCGTTTTACGAACAATATCAAAGGGTTTTAAATTCAACTTAGTTAAAACGTCCTTTAGCTCTTCAACGCTGGGTACATCTTCTAAATAGTTAATCACTTCAAAAGGCTCTCCACTTTGTGTGATTTCTTTTAACGCAATATTGCTCTTACTGCATTTGCTGTTATGATAAATGGTAATACTCATTACTTCTTGCTAAAATACCAATCGTGCTTTTCTACTTTAGTAATTTCTGGCTGCCCCACTTGATTTAAAATGCGCCTTGCGCCAACCAAAGTTTTAGTTTGGTACTCATCATAGTTTGTAGCCTCAGGCAAAATGCTACTAATTTTCACCATTCCTGCCGATTGGATAAACTGCCCCTCGCCCATGTAAATTGCAGTATGAGTAACACGACTTCCGTTTACACCTCTTCGCTTTGCAGCAGAGAAAAACATTAAATCGCCGGGCTGTAGGTTTTTTAGACACTTTTCTACACTAATCGAGTCGTTTTCTAAAACATCTAATTTCTCTCCAACCAGTGCTTGCTGCGAAGCATCACGGGGAATAATTACGCCGTTTAAAAAGTAAGCCGTTTTTGTAAAACCGCTACAATCTACCCCTTTAATTGAAGTGCCACCCCATAAATAAGGCACACCAAGTAAAGTTTGGGCAGTAGCTAAAATAGCATCGGCAGCGGGCAAAGGTCTATTAATCCATTGGTTGTAATCGGCAAGTTGCGCTGTTGGCACATAAGCCTCTCTCCCATCGGGAAAACCCACTTTGGTAAAAGTACCTTCAACTGTTAAAAGCTTCAAAATATTACCAGCTACCAAGTCAGAAACCCTTGCCGCACCAGTTTCGGCTTTTGTTAGAGCGTGGCCATAATCGTTCACAAAAACCACTTTTTTAGCTGCTTGCCATTCCTTAAATTTATTTTCGTTCATCAAAGCAATGGAGCCACCATCTGTCCATGCCAAATAACCATCTGGCGATTTCACTAAATAAAATCCGCCCTGTTTTTTAAGCACTTGTATGGGCGTACCCAAAAGGGTTTGTGTCATCAGCTCGGCGCCATGAAAAGGCTGGCTTCGGTTATTGGCAACAGAAATAGTAGTTACGCCATAAATTAAGTCTTTCAACTGCTTAGCAGGTAAAACCTCTACGTTTAGTCCGTCCTTCGCATCTTTAGGAAAAGATTTTTCAAATGCTGCTACTGCCTGTTTAGAGGTACTTTCTACAAAAACAGTATCCGCTTTAAAGCGAACTTGAAAATAAACCGTTCTTTTATCTGGAGCATACTTTTTTTGAATAGCATTTGCTATGGTGCGGTAAGCCGAGGTATCTATCTGCGAATAAGCTGAAACGCTAAGTATAATGCAAATCAAAAAGAAAAAACATCTTTTCATGTTGTAGTGTTAATGGGTTGTATTTTGTTTTCAACTAAGGTACAACTAAAAAGCTATTCCTATTTTTAGTAATCTAATCTTTACATAGATAATTAGGATAAGAATTTACTAACCTTAATTTTGAAATTATTGCATTAATTACCACCAAAAATTAAATCATATGCTTAAAAAATTACCTCTACCACTTTGGACCATTGCGTTACCCATTTTAGCTTGGCTCGCCTATTTTTTGCCTTTAAATGGTATTGGCGGTTTCGGTACTGCCATATTGGTAGTGCTTTTAATTGGCAGTGTGTTGGCCGCGGTACACCATGCCGAAGTAGTGGCACATAAAGTTGGCGAACCATTTGGAACCTTAATTTTAGCTTTGGCGGTTACTACTATCGAGGTTGCCTTAATTGTTTCGTTAATGCTTACAGGCGGCCCGGGAACCGAAGAACTGGCCAGAGATACTGTTTTCGCCGCTGTAATGATTATTCTTACTGGGATGATTGGGATTTGCTTATTAGTTGGTGGAGTTAAGTTTAATCAACAAGGATTTAGTTTCGACGGGGTAAAAGCGCCATTAGTTGCGCTAACAGCGATCTTAATGCTCACATTAGTGTTACCAAATTTTACCACTAGCGTAGATGGGCCTTCCTACACCAAAGCGCAACTGATTTTTGTATCTTTAATTTCTTTAGTGATTTATGGCACATTTATTTTAGTACAAACCGTTAGGCATAGAGATTTCTTTTTACCCCCAGTTAATACCGCCGATGAAGATGCGCATGCTGCTCCACCTACAAAAAGCACAGCGTTATTTAGTATGTTATTGCTATTAACCTGTTTAGGTATTGTGGTGCTGTTAGCCAAAGCACTCGCACCAGATATAGAAAATGCAATTGTGAACGCCGGAGCGCCAAAATCATTAGTTGGTGTAGTAATTGCAGCAGTAGTTTTATTACCAGAAGGCATAGCAGCGCTAAATGCAGTACGAAAAAACAGATTGCAAACCAGTTTAAACCTGGCGCTAGGATCTGCATTGGCAACTATTGGCCTTACTATACCTGCGGTTGCTATTGTATCAATCATATCGGGCTTAAATATTACTTTAGGAATAGACACCAAATCTATGGTGCTCTTGCTATTGGCTCAATTCATCTTAATGCTTTCGCTTGGCTCCGGAAAAACCAACATATTGCAGGGCGTGGTTTTATTAACTATTTTTGCGGCTTATCTGTTTACCATTGTGGCCCCTTAACGGCTTAAAAACAATAAACCAGATTTGTAAAAGTGTATAGATTAATGACTAAAAAACCAGCAAGCAGCAATTAAGGATGAGAAAATTAGCATTGCGCATCATCGATTTTTTCTATCCCCCTTTTAAAAATTGGTTTTCTATCGGCACATTTAGGTACATGGCAAGTGGTGGCTTTACTGCAGCCTCGGGTATTATTGCCTATTTTGTAATTTACAATTACGTGCTTCACCAACAGGCGGTACATGTTAACGGCTATTTAGTTACCGGTCACATTGCCGCTTTGGCTATCGAATCTGTTTTCACATTTCTAGTGGGTTTTACCCTTAATAAGTATTTGGTTTTTACGCAATCAAATTTAAAAGGACGTATACAATTGTTTAGATATGGCACGGTAGTTTGCACTAATATCTTACTCAATTATGCGCTAATGAAGATTTTGGTAGACGGTTTTATGTTTTACCCTTCTATTGCCAAAGCTTTAATTACTGTTGTGCTAGCCATTTTTAGTTATTTTTCTCAAAAGTGCATTTTCGTTTCGGGTAAAGAAAAATGTTTAATTTTTGAAGCGCAATGGCAGTACTACTAGGGCTCGCTAGTCCTGCTTTACGCTAAAATCTTTTTGCTACCGTTTTTGCAGCATACTCCTGTCATCCAGAGCTTTTCAATGGATAATTATGGCGATCAGCGTGACACACAAAAAGTATTTACGCTACAATCAGGGCTATTGTACAATTGTTATTGCGTCACTTGGCGTTTTTTGCCAACCTTTGCATTTCTTTGCGTTTAAAAATTTACCGCAAAGGTTTTAGCGTATTCGCAGAGAGCGCAAAGCAAAATTTAATGTAGTTATACTATTGAGCCAACTTCCTGCAGCCTTATCCCTAAAATGTAATCTTAGTCAATTTTCAACCAAAATAGCCTTATTTTCTTGCTTTCTAGTCCCAAATCAGCTAAATTTAGGGCAATTAATAAATGTATAAATGAGCGATTTTAACGACTTTAATAACGAGCAGGTTGCCAAATTACCCAAGCATTTGAGGCAATTTATAGTAGCGCAAAATTACGAGAAATACACGCCAATAGACCAAGCGGTTTGGCGTTATGTAATGCGCCAAAACTATAGTTATTTAAAGCATGTTGCTTATTACCCTTACATTAAAGGTTTGCAAAGAGCGGGTTTAAGTATCGAGTATATTCCAGATCTGCAAACCATGAACGACAATTTGGGCAAAATTGGATGGGGCGCCGTAACCGTTGATGGT from Pedobacter sp. SL55 includes these protein-coding regions:
- a CDS encoding patatin-like phospholipase family protein, whose protein sequence is MKRILSIDGGGIRGIIPGMILVALEDKIQRATQNPNARLTDYFDFFAGTSTGGILLSILLCPSDDEPTKQKYSAKQALDIYLNHGVEIFAAKPWRRFLSKFGLLSELYDATILEKVLYGYFGDKKLSELIRPCIITAYDIELRKNHLFRQQKAISNGDSRDFFIRDVCRATSAAPTYFSVAEIFSLAKTRYPLVDGGVFAHNPSLSALLEVIKNYNTYKIDDFWVLSLGTGLSKISYNYEDFKKKRAISIGPALVDIMSSSSAESTDYFMKQLFHSVKKSGNYIRIEPNNLSSIDPAMDAATPHNIQKIISLADKLVSENEDLLDQVVAGLMQDKKDKKDDSVWSFLKR
- a CDS encoding glycine--tRNA ligase, with the protein product MAQKNNDEIFKNVISHAKEYGFVFQSSEIYDGLSAVYDYGQLGAELKNNIKTYWWKAMVQMHENIVGLDSAIFMHPKVWKASGHVDGFNDPMIDNKDSKKRYRADQLLEDKIAKYEKDGKTEKAAKLQADMDDALKAEDLPRLKVLIEEHEIACPVSGTKNWTDVRQFNLMFDTQFGAMADGSEKVYLRPETAQGIFVNFLNVQKTGRMKIPFGIAQIGKAFRNEVIARQFIMRMREFEQMEMQFFVRPGEDKKWFEYWKEARLKWHKALGTAPEKYRYHDHVKLAHYANAATDIEFEFPFGFKEVEGIHSRTDFDLTQHQEFSGKKMQYFDAELDENGKPYGNYVPYVIETSIGLDRMFLLTMINALEEEDLSTPERQDSRTLLRLHPALAPIKAAIFPLTKKDGLPEKAREVMDALKFDFNCIYEEKDAIGKRYRRQDAVGTPFCITVDHQTLEDNTVTIRHRDTMEQQRIEIKDLHWTIESKVSWRSLLSQS
- a CDS encoding arsenate reductase family protein; this encodes MSITIYHNSKCSKSNIALKEITQSGEPFEVINYLEDVPSVEELKDVLTKLNLKPFDIVRKTEKVYLEKYKGKELSDEEWVKALHENPILIQRPIIVNGDRAVITRSEEAMDSII
- a CDS encoding C40 family peptidase, producing the protein MKRCFFFLICIILSVSAYSQIDTSAYRTIANAIQKKYAPDKRTVYFQVRFKADTVFVESTSKQAVAAFEKSFPKDAKDGLNVEVLPAKQLKDLIYGVTTISVANNRSQPFHGAELMTQTLLGTPIQVLKKQGGFYLVKSPDGYLAWTDGGSIALMNENKFKEWQAAKKVVFVNDYGHALTKAETGAARVSDLVAGNILKLLTVEGTFTKVGFPDGREAYVPTAQLADYNQWINRPLPAADAILATAQTLLGVPYLWGGTSIKGVDCSGFTKTAYFLNGVIIPRDASQQALVGEKLDVLENDSISVEKCLKNLQPGDLMFFSAAKRRGVNGSRVTHTAIYMGEGQFIQSAGMVKISSILPEATNYDEYQTKTLVGARRILNQVGQPEITKVEKHDWYFSKK
- a CDS encoding calcium:proton antiporter, yielding MLKKLPLPLWTIALPILAWLAYFLPLNGIGGFGTAILVVLLIGSVLAAVHHAEVVAHKVGEPFGTLILALAVTTIEVALIVSLMLTGGPGTEELARDTVFAAVMIILTGMIGICLLVGGVKFNQQGFSFDGVKAPLVALTAILMLTLVLPNFTTSVDGPSYTKAQLIFVSLISLVIYGTFILVQTVRHRDFFLPPVNTADEDAHAAPPTKSTALFSMLLLLTCLGIVVLLAKALAPDIENAIVNAGAPKSLVGVVIAAVVLLPEGIAALNAVRKNRLQTSLNLALGSALATIGLTIPAVAIVSIISGLNITLGIDTKSMVLLLLAQFILMLSLGSGKTNILQGVVLLTIFAAYLFTIVAP
- a CDS encoding GtrA family protein; this translates as MRKLALRIIDFFYPPFKNWFSIGTFRYMASGGFTAASGIIAYFVIYNYVLHQQAVHVNGYLVTGHIAALAIESVFTFLVGFTLNKYLVFTQSNLKGRIQLFRYGTVVCTNILLNYALMKILVDGFMFYPSIAKALITVVLAIFSYFSQKCIFVSGKEKCLIFEAQWQYY